Proteins encoded by one window of Arachis ipaensis cultivar K30076 chromosome B04, Araip1.1, whole genome shotgun sequence:
- the LOC107636556 gene encoding endochitinase EP3 has protein sequence LLQDVNVNADFCYIEEIDGASRDYCDETNTEYPCNPNKGYYGRGPIQISWNFNYGPAGKNIGFDGLNAPETVANDPVVAFKTGLWYWMENVRPVVSQGFGATIRAINGQLECDGANPTTVQARVNYYKQYCSQLGVDPGDNLTC, from the coding sequence tTATTGCAAGATGTAAATGTGAATGCAGATTTTTGCTACATAGAAGAGATAGATGGTGCATCAAGGGACTATTGTGATGAAACAAACACAGAATATCCATGCAACCCAAACAAAGGGTATTATGGGCGTGGCCCAATTCAAATATCATGGAACTTCAACTATGGGCCTGCAGGGAAGAACATTGGGTTTGATGGGCTCAATGCACCTGAGACTGTGGCCAATGACCCTGTTGTGGCCTTCAAGACTGGACTTTGGTATTGGATGGAGAATGTGAGACCTGTGGTTAGCCAAGGCTTTGGTGCAACCATTAGAGCCATCAATGGTCAACTTGAGTGTGATGGTGCTAACCCTACCACTGTTCAGGCTAGGGTTAATTATTACAAACAATATTGTTCACAATTAGGTGTTGACCCTGGTGATAATCTTACTTGCTAG